One Phalacrocorax carbo chromosome 26, bPhaCar2.1, whole genome shotgun sequence genomic window, AGCAACTGTAGGGCCGCTCGCCGGTGTGGGTCCGCCAGTGCCGGACGAGCTGGGAGCTGTCGCCGAACCGCCGCCCGCACTGGGAGCAATCGTAGGGCCGCTCGCTGGTGTGGATCCGCCCGTGTCGCACCAGCTCCGAGCTGTTCTTGAAGCTCTTGTGGCACTCGGGGCACTTGTAGGGCCTCTCCCCGGAGTGCACGCGGTGATGGATGGTCAACGTCGATCTGTGCCTGAAGCTCTTCCCGCATTCCTCGCACCGGTAAGGCCGTTCATCCGTGTGCGTCTTCCGATGCCGGAGGAGCGTGGAGCTGACGCGGTAGCACCTCCCGCAGTCGGGACACTTGTAGGGCATGTCGCCGGTGTGGATGCGCCGGTGGGTGGTCAGGTTGGAACGGCGGTTGAAGCGGCGCCCGCAATCCTGGCAGCCGAAGGGTCGTTCGTCCGTGTGTATCCGATGGTGGTTCACCAACGCCGAGCGGCAACGGAAGCTCTTCCCGCATTCCCGGCAGGTGTTGGGTGCCTCTTCGCTCCCGTTGTCCCCTGGGAGTGGGGAACCCCCAGGATGGGTCCTTGGGGACTGCTGCGAGCTGGAGGTTGGGGGTTCCACGGGTGCGTCCACTTCCTCAGAGGCATCCTGCTgccatttctcctcctccttgaTTGACCCCAAATCTGTTGGGGAGAGAGACCGtccccagcagccctctccAGCTGGGAG contains:
- the LOC135317625 gene encoding zinc finger protein 239-like isoform X2; this translates as MEPMTTEDAAAPLVPVPTACGGDTVVPPDLGSIKEEEKWQQDASEEVDAPVEPPTSSSQQSPRTHPGGSPLPGDNGSEEAPNTCRECGKSFRCRSALVNHHRIHTDERPFGCQDCGRRFNRRSNLTTHRRIHTGDMPYKCPDCGRCYRVSSTLLRHRKTHTDERPYRCEECGKSFRHRSTLTIHHRVHSGERPYKCPECHKSFKNSSELVRHGRIHTSERPYDCSQCGRRFGDSSQLVRHWRTHTGERPYSCSQCGRRFGDSSQLARHQQTHAVKHKHPDPTCGKSFSNHPRLAKHPWVHAGEKDFSCPDCGRGFNRRSNLLVHQRSHLERKPYICLDCPKSFTSSTQLIQHRQIHSEEKP
- the LOC135317625 gene encoding zinc finger protein 239-like isoform X1 — encoded protein: MEPMTTEDAAAPLVPVPTACGGDTVVPPEGCWGRSLSPTDLGSIKEEEKWQQDASEEVDAPVEPPTSSSQQSPRTHPGGSPLPGDNGSEEAPNTCRECGKSFRCRSALVNHHRIHTDERPFGCQDCGRRFNRRSNLTTHRRIHTGDMPYKCPDCGRCYRVSSTLLRHRKTHTDERPYRCEECGKSFRHRSTLTIHHRVHSGERPYKCPECHKSFKNSSELVRHGRIHTSERPYDCSQCGRRFGDSSQLVRHWRTHTGERPYSCSQCGRRFGDSSQLARHQQTHAVKHKHPDPTCGKSFSNHPRLAKHPWVHAGEKDFSCPDCGRGFNRRSNLLVHQRSHLERKPYICLDCPKSFTSSTQLIQHRQIHSEEKP